Proteins from a single region of Thermoplasmata archaeon:
- a CDS encoding helix-turn-helix domain-containing protein produces MDEEVLAVKTRRDLFQYVRANPGFHLREIARSLNLSITLADYHLRFLERNELVSWTMDGEYKRYYPRSRPGDVGSRPALSDEEKRILAYLRQPVPFRVLAFLMERDTAAHKEILEHVPVSPSTLSHHLKKMQYAGILARAEDRGGYRVANPHSVARLMSTYDLATSDQIGTWVQVWGEFRL; encoded by the coding sequence ATGGACGAGGAAGTGCTGGCCGTCAAGACGCGGCGCGACCTGTTCCAGTACGTCCGCGCGAACCCCGGGTTCCACCTGCGGGAGATCGCGCGTTCCCTGAACCTCTCGATCACTCTGGCCGACTACCACCTGCGGTTCCTCGAGAGGAACGAGCTCGTGTCTTGGACCATGGACGGCGAGTACAAGCGGTACTACCCTCGATCCCGCCCCGGCGACGTGGGCAGCCGGCCCGCCCTCTCCGATGAGGAGAAGCGCATCCTGGCCTACTTGAGGCAGCCCGTGCCGTTCCGGGTGCTCGCGTTCCTCATGGAGCGCGACACGGCGGCCCACAAGGAGATCCTGGAGCACGTCCCCGTATCGCCCTCGACGCTGTCCCACCATCTCAAGAAGATGCAGTACGCGGGGATCCTCGCCCGCGCCGAGGACCGGGGCGGCTACCGGGTCGCGAACCCGCATTCCGTGGCGCGCCTCATGTCCACGTACGACCTGGCGACGTCGGACCAGATCGGCACGTGGGTCCAAGTCTGGGGCGAATTCCGGCTGTGA